From the genome of Alkalihalobacillus sp. TS-13:
TGGATCTCTTATATGCGGCAATCGATCCTAGAATCAAATATCAATAATAATTGAAGTCAAAAAGTCACCGCATGATAAACGGCGGAGAGACGCGGTTAACTTCAGTCGGTAATGACTTTTTGGAAGCTTATTATTTTCAAAGGAGAGAACATTATGGCGGAACTAGCACGTAACGAAAATCCGATAGAGCCAAAGCAGCAAGAAGAAAAGCCTGCTTCGCCATGGAGAGATGCCTGGAAGAGCTTTCGCAAAAACAAAATGGCGCTTTTGGGGTTGGGCCTTGTCAGTTTCTTTGTGCTCATGGCAGTTTTTGCGCCACTTATCGCCCCTGAGGGAATAAATGACCAAAAGCTTTCATCAGACAATTATGCAAAGCTCGAAGCACCTTCTTCGGATTATTGGTTAGGGACAGATGATTTTGGGCGGGATATCTTAAGCAGGACGATTTATGGCGCCCGAATCTCACTCACAGTAGGCTTTTTCGCTGTTATGGGTTCCATCATAGTTGGGTCCATTTTAGGGATCATAGCCGGTTATTATGGTAGATGGGTTGACACCATCATCTCCAGACTCTTTGATATCATGCTTGCTTTTCCAAGTATCTTACTGGCGATCGCAATCGTTGCTGTTTTAGGTCCTTCCTTAAGGAATGCCCTGATCGCGATTGCCATCATTAACGTACCGAACTTCGGAAGATTGGTACGTTCAAAAGTATTAAGTATCAAGGAAGAAGAGTATATCGCTGCTGCTAAAGCTGTCGGTATGAAAGATTCAAGGATATTGTTTCAGCACATTTTGCCGAACAGCACAGCACCGATCATCGTACAAGGTACATTATTGATTGCAACTGCAATCATCGAGACAGCGGCACTTGGTTTCCTGGGATTAGGAGCACAAGCACCTACACCAGAATGGGGTACCATGCTTGCAGATTCACGCTCTTATATAACAAATGCTCCATGGACGATGATATTCCCTGGTCTCGCAATCATGCTTACTGTATTAGGATTCAACCTTATGGGTGATGGATTGCGTGATGCATTGGATCCAAAAATGAAAAGTTAAGAATTGTTTGTTAAAACGCAGGTGGTTTCGTTTATCGAAATCACCTGTTTTTTATAGTCGTTGCTTTTGCAAAATTCACTCATTTCCGCAAGCCTCCTCACTCACTTCCACAGGATGTGGTGGGTGTTAGTCGAAGATCCATAATTCGTTACGGGGTCTCGCCTGGATCGCTTTTCCCGCAGGAGTGTCGCGAATTTCGTTTAAGAAAACTAGGCAAAACCAATCTCTAGCGGAAGGTTATCCTACGTAGTTCCTATAAACTTAAAGAGCCTGGTTCCCCAGGCCTTTTAGATATTGCAGTATTTTCATTCGTCTGGTGGAAAGGTATCTGAAATTTTCACTTCGTTTTCTGATGTATGGTATGTGTGGAAGCTCTCGACCAATCGATCCAGATGAATAAGGTGATGGTTGTAATCGATGATCAAACCGATCAGCGGGAAGATATTCATCCATTGTTCTCGTTCTACCTGTTTATGGTCATAAAGATCCATGAAATACTCCGTCAATTCTTTTTCGTCCTTTTCCAATTGATGGATGGCATCATCTGGGGAGTGGTAACGAACTTTCCCGATGTATTTCATCAAGATCTTTTGGTGATAGTTCGTCAAATGATCGAGCTGATCCTGAATCAATTTCTGGATGGTCTCAGGCATCTGATAGATTTTATGGTCATGCTGATCAAGACTTTTTAAAATCGCTAACGCTTTGTATGTTGTCGAGATCATATTCCGGAACAATACAAGCCTGCGATTCTTCGTATAGTCAGAACCTTTGAAATAACTGCGTTCTTCTTTGAACATAAGGTAAAAGTTATCTGCTTTTATCATACTTTCATTGATTTTTGTCAGATCTTCTTTCAAAATTTTACGGTCTGCATCGTTGCGGGTAGCTAGACGGATCCACTGACCAATCTGATCCATATTTTTCACGTTTTTATGGTAAAGACGTGTTTCATATTTTGGGGGAAGAAAAATCAAATTCACCAGGAATGCGCAGAAAACGCCGATCATGATCACAGAAAACCGTGTGATAGCAAAAGTAAGGTAATTGTCCCCCGGGTTGACCATCAAGATGATGACGGTAACGATCGCCAGCGGAATCGTGCTTTCGATTTTCAATTTTATATTGATTGCGATGACAAGGACGCCGATCAATCCGATTACGATAGGTTCATTCCCCAGTGTCTGCACCGCTATGATCGCGAGTGTTGCACCTATCAGATTCGCTTGTACTTGTTCAACGATTGTCTGATAAGAACGATAAATGGTCGGCTGGATGGCGAACATTGCTGCAATGGCAGCAAAGGCCGCTGAATCTAGGTTCAACCAATGTGTAATATATAATGCTAGTGAAATCGCGACTCCTGTTTTTAAAATACGAGCACCGAATTTCATAGTTTTAGCAAAACCCTTTCTAAAAGCATTGTTAATAATGAACGTACTATACACCCAAATCTTTAAGAAAGCAACAGGAAAATGTAAGCTGACTTTTGACAAGGCTGTTTTCGCTTAGATTGTTGTTTTTGGAAATATACTCGCCTTTCCGCGGGCAATCTGCAAGCCTCCTCACTTGCACAAGATGTGTTGGCTTCGACGTTCACCACACCTTTATGATTATGTAGGTTTTTCATATTCATGCTGGCTTTTATGAGGTTATGACTATAATTAGGAAATTTACTCGCAAGCCTTCATTTTGCTGGGTTTTCATGCATCACTATATCAGAAAAAAGAACAGCCTACTATATAAATGAGGCTGCCCCATTGTGGATCAGCCCCATTTCAGTTTTTCTTATAGCTTTTGAAAGGCTTTTTCGACTGCCTCTAATGTTTCTTCAATATCTTTATCTGTATGTTCTGTCGTGAGGAACCAGGCTTCATATTTTGACGGAGCCAGGTTAATGCCTTGCTCAAGCATCAGTTTAAAGAACTTCGCAAATAGTTCTCCATCACTTTTTTCTGCTTGTTCATAGTTGGTTACTTCTTTTTCTGAACCGAAGTAAAGGGTGAGGGCGCCTTTCAACCGGTTAAGCGACAAAGGTACGGAATATTGCTTTGCAAGCTTTCGGATTCCAGCTTCAAGCTTTTCTCCAAGCGTATCGAGATGTTCGTATACGCCTTCTTGCTGCAAGACTTCAAGGCAAGCAATCCCTGCTGAAATCGATGCAGGATTTCCAGCCATTGTACCAGCTTGATAGGCCGGGCCAAGGGGTGCGACTTTTTCCATGATTTCTTGCTTACCACCATAAGCTCCAATCGGAAGTCCCCCCCCAATAATTTTTCCAAGAGCAGTCATGTCTGGTTCGACATTCAATAGATTCTGGGCACCGCCGTACATGAAACGGAATGCAGTGATTACTTCATCATAGATGACGAGCGAACCGGCTTTATGAGCGATTTCGTTTACTGCTTCTAAAAAACCTGGTTTCGGTTCGACAATCCCGAAGTTCCCTACAATCGGTTCCACGAGAATACCTGCCACTTCATGACCCCATTTATCAATCGCTTCTTTAAAGGAGTCAATGTCATTGAACGGAACTGTGATGACCTCTTGCGCAATGCTCTTTGGAACACCTGCTGAATCTGGTGTACCGAGAGTGGATGGACCGGACCCAGCGGCAACAAGGACAAGATCAGAGTGTCCGTGGTAACAGCCAGCAAATTTGATGATCTTATCACGGCCAGTATATGCTCTTGCAACACGGATCGTCGTCATGACTGCTTCAGTCCCTGAGTTGACAAACCGGACTTTTTCTAAGGAAGGAATCGCTTCTTTCAGCATTTTTGAGAATTGATTTTCAAGGCTGGTCGGTGTCCCATATAAGACCCCGTTTTCCGCTGCATGCGTGATCGCTTTGGTGATGTGCGGGTGAGCGTGGCCGGTGATGATCGGACCGTAAGCAGCAAGATAGTCGATGTATTTGTTGCCGTCCACATCCCAAAAATGAGCGCCTTTCGCTTTCTCCATAAACACTGGAGCTCCACCGCCGACAGCTTTGTACGAACGTGAAGGACTGTTCACCCCTCCAACAATGTGTTCAAGTGCATCCTCATACAACCTCTCCGAATTCTCTCTATTCATCATTCAACCTCCTACAAGAATGAAATATAATTAACTAACATTTGAATTAACTACAATACTTGGTTCGGTGCCACTTCGGTGCCAGGCACCATTTCGGACCTCAACAGCCCCAAGGGTTCTGATTCGGTGCCAGGCACCGTCTAGGAACCGTTGGGGCGCAAGGGGTAAATTGTCGTGCCTGGCACTGCCTACTATATCATGAATCAGTGTATTTGTGTTTTGTTGTAGAGGTTGTATAAACTGTTAGTGGTGCAAGAAGAGGGGGGAATACGTAATGGATTCAATGATACATGTTGAAAATTTGACGAAGGAATTCAAATCATATTCTAGTAGATCTGGTCTGAAGGGTGCATTCCGCGACCTTTTGACGAGAAATTATAAAATTCATCGGGCGGTCGATTCGATCTCACTTGATGTGAAACCGGGTGAAATGATCGGCTATATCGGGGAGAATGGAGCGGGTAAGTCAACGACGATCAAGATGCTTACCGGTATCCTCACGCCAACGTCCGGCGAAGTAATGATCAATGGAATGAATCCGCATAAAGAACGGGAGAAGTTCGTAAAAACGATTGGTGTCGTATTCGGACAGCGTTCCCAGCTCTGGTGGGATATTGCTGTGCAAGAGTCCTTCCGACTGCTTAAAAAGGTATACAACGTCTCAGATGAGGATTACCGCAACCATATGGGGATGGTAATTGATGCGCTTGATATCGGACCATTGCTCGACAAGCCTGTACGTAAACTTTCACTCGGGCAACGGATGCGGTGTGAATTGGCTGCAGCGCTTATCCACAATCCGCCGCTTCTTTTCTTAGATGAACCGACAATCGGTCTCGATGTGCTCGTAAAGCTGAAGATCCGTGAGTTCCTTAAAGAGATGAACAAAAAATACAACACGACAGTTATGCTGACAACGCACGATTTGTCTGATATCGAAGCTCTCTGTGAACGGGTCGTCATGTTGGATGAGGGGAAAATCATTTATGATGGCGCGCTTAATCAGCTGAAAACAAGCTGGGGAGAAGGGAAACAGATCCAGTTCCACTTTAAAACTCCAAAAACGAGAGATGAACTGATCACTGCTACTGGCCAACAGCTTGTCGTTTGGGAACCTGGGGATAACGAAAACAGCTGGACAGCGAATGTGACGAACGATGAAGATATCATTTCACAAGTCATCGGTGACGTTGTAGCCAACCATCAAATTCTCGACCTGAAGATCCTGGAGACTTCAACTGAAGAGATCATCCGCAATATATACGAAGAGGGCATCATCCATGGGTAAGTATATTGAAATGATCCGTATCCGGTTTTTGATGATGCTTGCGTATAGGACGAACTATTACAGCGGTATCATTATTTACAGTATCAACATTGCTGCCTATTACTTTTTATGGAGTGCTATTTATGGCGGTAAAGAGGACATCCAGGGGTTGTCAGTCATACAGATGACCACTTACATAGCCGTCGCATGGATGGCCCGGGCGTTTTATTTTAACAATATCGACCGTGAAATTGCGCTAGAAATAAAGGAGGGGAAAGTCGCTGTCGAATTGATTCGGCCATATCATTATCTCAATATGAAGACGATGGCGGCACTTGGAGAAGGGATTTTCCGATTGCTCTTTTTCTCAGTTCCGGGTATGTTCCTGGTCAGTCTCGTTTTTCCGCTCCAATTTTCTGCAAATCTCGCTACCTGGGGATATTTCGGGATTTCGATCTTATTCAGTTTCATCATAAATACACAAATCAATTTGATGACGGGCATTTTTACTTTCTTCATCTTTAACAATGATGGGTTGATGAGGGCAAAAAGAGTGGTCATTGATCTGTTTTCGGGGTTGATCCTTCCGATCAGTTTCTATCCTGGGTGGGCTCAATCCGCTATGGAATGGTTCCCGTTCATGTACATTTCCTATGTCCCAAGCATGATTTTTTCTGAAGGGTTCGTCGGACAGCAGGTCTTGAACGCCTTGATGATGCAGATCTTATGGTGCTTATTGCTCCTTGTACCGATACAGATCTTATGGGTACTTGCGAAAAAACAAATGATCATACAAGGAGGGTAGCCATCATGTCTCATCTTTCAATTTTTGTCCAATATGTAGGCCAATACATGAAAACGAGGCTCACGTACCGTTCAGATATGGTAGTGGAAATCCTGTCTGACTTGCTTTTCCAGGCGGTTAACCTGATTTTCATACTAGTCGTCTTCGGTCATACCAAGTTATTGAGCGGCTGGAGTAAGGACGAAATCATCTTTATTTATGGTTTCTTCTTAGTTCCTTTCGCGCTTTTCTCAACCTTTTTCAACATTTGGGACTTTAATGAGCGTTATATCGTAAAAGGTGAGCTTGATCGTATCCTGACGAGGCCGATCCATAGTCTGTTCCAGGTAATTCTTGAACGTATGGAACTGGAATCGATATTCGGTGTCATCACGGGTCTTGCTGTCATGTTTTATGCAGGGAGCAATCTTGGAATGACGATTGCATGGTACGACCCGTTTTTATTCCTGTTATTCGTTATTGGAGGCGCACTCGTTTATGCAGGCATCTTCATCAGCCTGGCAACGATCAGCTTCTGGTCTGACAGCCGTACGGATATCATGCCGATGATGTACAACATCGGAAACTTCGGTCGGTATCCGGTTGATATTTATAATCAGATCATCCGCTATGTGCTTACTTGGATTTTGCCATTTGCGTTTGTCGGGGTTTATCCTGCTGCATTTTTTCTCGATAAAACAGAATGGTACGGATACGCGTATTTGACGCCTGTCATGGGTATTGTCTTTTTCACTTTGGCCATTTTCCTATGGAACATCGGGGTTACAAAATACCGGGGAGCGGGAAGTTAAGGGTATGTTATGTTTTAACCGTTCAGAGGAATGATAGTAAATATAAACTAGGGACGGAGGTGAAGCCTTCGATTTCTGAAGGCGACCTGTGGTTATCTTCAAGCTCCTATCCGTTGCCATTCTGATTGCGCTCACGGCTTTTTTCGTAGCAGCAGAATTTGCAATTGTGAAAGTACGTTCAACTAAAATCGATAAACTTGTTGAGGATGGAAATAAAAAAGCAGTAGCAGCACGAAAAGTACTCGACAATCTGGATGGGTATTTATCAGCTTGTCAGCTCGGAATCACCATCACGGCTCTCGGACTCGGATGGTTAGGTGAACCGACAGTTGAACAGATCCTCCATCCGGTTTTTGAAGAGTTTGCGATTTCAGAAGCACTCGCAAGTACGCTTTCCTTCATTATTGCGTTTTCAGCGATCACGTTTTTACATGTCGTTTTAGGGGAACTCGCACCGAAGACGATTGCAATCCAGAAATCAGAAGGGACCAGTCTCTTACTCGCAAGGCCGTTGATTTTGTTCTATAAAATCATGTATCCCTTCATCTGGGTATTGAATGGATCGGCTCGACTCTTCACAAGATTGCTTGGATTCAGGCAGGTGAATGAGCATGAAGTAGCCCACTCAGAAGAGGAACTGCGAATCATCCTTTCCGAAAGCTATAAAAGTGGAGAAATCAACAAGTCAGAGCTCCATTACGTCAATAAAATTTTCGAATTCGATGACCGGACTGCCAAAGAGATCATGGTGCCGAGGACAGAAATGGTCTGTATGTTCACCGATGAGCCGATGGAAGAGAACGTTTCAATCATGAGTAATGAAAAGTTCACCCGTTATCCTGTCGCAGAAGGTGATAAAGATCATATCATCGGGCTCGTAAATATAAAAGAAGTCTTCAATTCTTTGCTATTGAAGGAAGAACGTCCGCTTAACGAGTTCATCCGGCCGGTCCTTAAGGTGATTGAGACGACACCGATCAAAACATTGCTCGTCCAGATGCAGAAGGAACGGGTCCATATGATGATACTAGTCGACGAATACGGAGGTACTGCAGGTCTCGTCACAGTTGAAGACATCATTGAAGAGATTGTCGGTGAAATCCGTGATGAATTCGATACAGAGGAAAAGCCCCAGATTGAAAAACTGGACCGTAACCATGCAATCCTTGATGGTAAAGCACTAATTTCTGACGTCAATGAGTTTTTCAAAATCGAAATCGACGACTCAGAACTGGATACGATCGGGGGCTGGCTATTGACACAAAGCTCAGACATTTCCGTAGACGAGGAATATCCTTTCGAACATGTGACATTTAGAATCATCGAAGCAGATGACCAACAAATCAAACGTATTGATGCAATCGGCCATTAGCATTTCCGGTCCATCTTGTCCTATCTTTCCTTTCTCTAGCATAGGAATGTGAAGAGGTGGATAAGATGGATCTTCTTATTGTGGTCTTTGTATTCGTTTCGGTCTTCATTATCGTGCAAAAGAGTCTGGTGTCCTTTTTTCGCCATCCTCGTCATTTACATAAAAAATCACGTAAATTCATTTCTTTTGATGATCTGATGGCTTTATTCATTGTTTATTCAATCATCATCCTCGGATTCGGTGCAATCTATTTCAGTCTTTTGATGGTTGGGATCCCAGTTCTGATGGAAAGTGGGACGCCTGTGAACGGATCGTATGCCGAACTGACTGAGGTGGTATCTTACTTCAGTGCGGTCACACTCCTTTCCGTAGGGTATGGGGATATCACACCGATTGGAATCGGCAGATGGATTTCAATCATCGAAGCATTGGTCGGATACCTTTTACCGGCAGCCTTCGTTCTTTCTACTGTCGTCGAAACGGAGTGGAAATCGGATTAGTTGTTTCCTTCCAAGTTATTGGGTACCCTTAATATAGAGGAAAGTTCAAAAAGTGCCACATGATAAACGGCGAATTTCCGACACATAGGATGTGCTAGTACCGGCGTGGTCATAGGACGTGACGTTTTTAGCCGATGTTGTTTCTAATCCGGCATCTTTTTGAACTAAGATATTTTAGTAGGAGGGTACAAATCATGTCTGTCAAAACAGGAGAAAAAGCACCGGATTTTACTTTAGAAGCGAATAATGGCGAGAAGGTCAGCCTCTCAGATTTCAAAGGCAAAAATGTCGTATTATATTTCTATCCGAAAGACATGACACCAGGATGTACAACGGAAGCTTGCGATTTCAGGGACCATCACAGTGAGTTCAGTGATCAGAACACGGTGATCCTCGGTGTGAGCCCGGACCCAGTCGACCGCCATAAGAAATTCATCGAAAAGCATGATCTCCCATTCTTATTGCTTGCGGATGAAGACAACAAAGTGGCTGAACTTTATGATGTATGGCAATTGAAAAAGAACTTCGGGAAAGAATACATGGGCATTGTCCGTTCCACGTTCATCATCGATAAGGACGGCGAGCTTGTGAAAGAGTGGCGTAAAGTAAAAGTGAAGGATCATGTAACAGAAGCACTCGAATATATAAAAGAAAATCTTTAACCAGGAATGAGGCTGCCCCACAGCCTCATTTTTTTCTTAATTAATAGTTAGCGAAATTTCACTCCCTTTCCGCTGGCGAACGAAAAGAGGCCGATTAGTCACGAAGGTCACTGGAAAACTGACGAGGAGGCTCTCGCCGCCGCAGGAAGTTTGAAGTGATCCAAGTGACTGGTCGCTGAGCTTGACTCACTTCCAAGCATTAGCCCTAAATCCGCGAGCCTCCTCACTTGCACAGGATGTCAACACAAAAATGAAATCATTTTCGTGTCTGCGATGAGAATACTTAGAAGTTTTCGTTATGCTGGTTTCGACGTTCACCACAAGACGTGATGGTTTTTAGTCGAAGATCCTTTTAAAAATTGTGGGGTCTCGCCTGGATCGCTTCTCCCGCAGGAGTGTCGCAAATTTCGCATAACCTTTTGCTTTATGCTCTCTTCAGCGTACAGAGGACTCGCCAAGCATTATATCAATGGAATCGTCAGAAAATTTCGTTTAAGATTGGACGATGCCGACTGAATTGTTGTTTAATAAAAGTAGGAAACCTAGGGAGGTAATCGTGATGTTCATAGTATCTTCAGCAAAAGTACGCTATTCGATCCAGGACGATATGAAGGAAAAATATCCAGATATCCAATTCCAGTTCTGCCAAAACATAAAGGAAGCGGAAGAGTATTTGCCTGATGCAGATATTCTGCTTACATATGGAGAAGATTTAACACCTGAAATCATTCAAAAAGCCAAACAGTTGAAATGGATCAATGTCATGTCAGCTGGACTTGATAAAATGCCGTTCGAAGCAATCAAGTCAAAGGACCTACTTGTTACAAACGCAAGAGGCATTCATAAAATACCCATGGCTGAATATACAATCGGTATGATGCTTCAAGTGATTCGTAACTTCTCGTTAATCAAGGAAAATCAAAAGAATAAAGTTTGGGAACGTAAATTCCAAGTCGGGGAGTTATATGGTAAAACGCTCGGCGTATTGGGAGCGGGTGCAATCGGTTCTGAAATTGCACGATTAGCAAAAGCCTTCAATATGCATACAGTCGGACTGAACCGCAGTGGCCGCCCGGTGGATCACTTCGATGAAATGGTCACCTTCGATCAGCTGGTTGTCCTTTTACGTAAGGCTGATTTCGTTGTATCTGTCTTACCGAAAACCGATGAAACACACGCCTTTTTAAAGAAGGTACATTTTGAAACAATGCAGGAGCATTCCATATTCATAAACATAGGGAGAGGGACAACAGTTGATCAGCAAGGTTTAATCCAGGCCCTCCAAGAAAATCAGATTGCACATGCAGTTCTTGATGTGATGGAAAAAGAGCCCCTGCCGGAGGATAATGTACTATGGGAAATGGAGAATGTAACGATCACGCCACACCTTTCAGGTATCACACCTCTTTATCAGCGACGCGCCTTTGATCAATTCGAAGAAAATCTTAAGGTTTTTCGACAAGGTGAAGGGGAGTATCTAAATAAAATCGATCTCAGCAGGGGGTATTGATTGATGAAGATTTATACGAAATCTGGAGATAAGGGCACGACCTCACTCGTATACGGCGATCGTGTCGGGAAGAACGATCCTCGAGTTGAAGCATATGGGACCTGTGACGAAGCCAATTCAATGATAGGGTTAGGCTTAAGCCATTTACAGGACCAGAACAGGGAATGGAAAGCGGAATTTGAAAAAGTCGTCCGCAGGGTCCAGACTGTGCTTTTTCATGTGGGAGCCGAGCTAGCAACTCCAGTAGATAAAACAGTAGGATGGACGTTGGAAGAGAGTGATATCACATACCTTGAACAGGCCATCGACCAGTGGGATGAGGAATTGACACCTTTAAAGCAATTCGTCCTTCCAGGAGGATCAAAAGCCGCTTCAGCTTTTCATGTAGCAAGGACTGTCGTGAGGAGAGCAGAACGTCAGGCGGTGGGAATTGAAAAAGTCAATCCGTTGGTGCTTTCCTATCTGAACCGGCTTTCTGATTTCTTATTCGTTGCAGCCAGGT
Proteins encoded in this window:
- a CDS encoding ABC transporter permease; its protein translation is MAELARNENPIEPKQQEEKPASPWRDAWKSFRKNKMALLGLGLVSFFVLMAVFAPLIAPEGINDQKLSSDNYAKLEAPSSDYWLGTDDFGRDILSRTIYGARISLTVGFFAVMGSIIVGSILGIIAGYYGRWVDTIISRLFDIMLAFPSILLAIAIVAVLGPSLRNALIAIAIINVPNFGRLVRSKVLSIKEEEYIAAAKAVGMKDSRILFQHILPNSTAPIIVQGTLLIATAIIETAALGFLGLGAQAPTPEWGTMLADSRSYITNAPWTMIFPGLAIMLTVLGFNLMGDGLRDALDPKMKS
- a CDS encoding aromatic acid exporter family protein, which codes for MKFGARILKTGVAISLALYITHWLNLDSAAFAAIAAMFAIQPTIYRSYQTIVEQVQANLIGATLAIIAVQTLGNEPIVIGLIGVLVIAINIKLKIESTIPLAIVTVIILMVNPGDNYLTFAITRFSVIMIGVFCAFLVNLIFLPPKYETRLYHKNVKNMDQIGQWIRLATRNDADRKILKEDLTKINESMIKADNFYLMFKEERSYFKGSDYTKNRRLVLFRNMISTTYKALAILKSLDQHDHKIYQMPETIQKLIQDQLDHLTNYHQKILMKYIGKVRYHSPDDAIHQLEKDEKELTEYFMDLYDHKQVEREQWMNIFPLIGLIIDYNHHLIHLDRLVESFHTYHTSENEVKISDTFPPDE
- a CDS encoding glutamate-1-semialdehyde 2,1-aminomutase, with amino-acid sequence MNRENSERLYEDALEHIVGGVNSPSRSYKAVGGGAPVFMEKAKGAHFWDVDGNKYIDYLAAYGPIITGHAHPHITKAITHAAENGVLYGTPTSLENQFSKMLKEAIPSLEKVRFVNSGTEAVMTTIRVARAYTGRDKIIKFAGCYHGHSDLVLVAAGSGPSTLGTPDSAGVPKSIAQEVITVPFNDIDSFKEAIDKWGHEVAGILVEPIVGNFGIVEPKPGFLEAVNEIAHKAGSLVIYDEVITAFRFMYGGAQNLLNVEPDMTALGKIIGGGLPIGAYGGKQEIMEKVAPLGPAYQAGTMAGNPASISAGIACLEVLQQEGVYEHLDTLGEKLEAGIRKLAKQYSVPLSLNRLKGALTLYFGSEKEVTNYEQAEKSDGELFAKFFKLMLEQGINLAPSKYEAWFLTTEHTDKDIEETLEAVEKAFQKL
- a CDS encoding ATP-binding cassette domain-containing protein gives rise to the protein MDSMIHVENLTKEFKSYSSRSGLKGAFRDLLTRNYKIHRAVDSISLDVKPGEMIGYIGENGAGKSTTIKMLTGILTPTSGEVMINGMNPHKEREKFVKTIGVVFGQRSQLWWDIAVQESFRLLKKVYNVSDEDYRNHMGMVIDALDIGPLLDKPVRKLSLGQRMRCELAAALIHNPPLLFLDEPTIGLDVLVKLKIREFLKEMNKKYNTTVMLTTHDLSDIEALCERVVMLDEGKIIYDGALNQLKTSWGEGKQIQFHFKTPKTRDELITATGQQLVVWEPGDNENSWTANVTNDEDIISQVIGDVVANHQILDLKILETSTEEIIRNIYEEGIIHG
- a CDS encoding daunorubicin ABC transporter permease, which encodes MGKYIEMIRIRFLMMLAYRTNYYSGIIIYSINIAAYYFLWSAIYGGKEDIQGLSVIQMTTYIAVAWMARAFYFNNIDREIALEIKEGKVAVELIRPYHYLNMKTMAALGEGIFRLLFFSVPGMFLVSLVFPLQFSANLATWGYFGISILFSFIINTQINLMTGIFTFFIFNNDGLMRAKRVVIDLFSGLILPISFYPGWAQSAMEWFPFMYISYVPSMIFSEGFVGQQVLNALMMQILWCLLLLVPIQILWVLAKKQMIIQGG
- a CDS encoding ABC transporter permease; this translates as MSHLSIFVQYVGQYMKTRLTYRSDMVVEILSDLLFQAVNLIFILVVFGHTKLLSGWSKDEIIFIYGFFLVPFALFSTFFNIWDFNERYIVKGELDRILTRPIHSLFQVILERMELESIFGVITGLAVMFYAGSNLGMTIAWYDPFLFLLFVIGGALVYAGIFISLATISFWSDSRTDIMPMMYNIGNFGRYPVDIYNQIIRYVLTWILPFAFVGVYPAAFFLDKTEWYGYAYLTPVMGIVFFTLAIFLWNIGVTKYRGAGS
- a CDS encoding hemolysin family protein, which gives rise to MVIFKLLSVAILIALTAFFVAAEFAIVKVRSTKIDKLVEDGNKKAVAARKVLDNLDGYLSACQLGITITALGLGWLGEPTVEQILHPVFEEFAISEALASTLSFIIAFSAITFLHVVLGELAPKTIAIQKSEGTSLLLARPLILFYKIMYPFIWVLNGSARLFTRLLGFRQVNEHEVAHSEEELRIILSESYKSGEINKSELHYVNKIFEFDDRTAKEIMVPRTEMVCMFTDEPMEENVSIMSNEKFTRYPVAEGDKDHIIGLVNIKEVFNSLLLKEERPLNEFIRPVLKVIETTPIKTLLVQMQKERVHMMILVDEYGGTAGLVTVEDIIEEIVGEIRDEFDTEEKPQIEKLDRNHAILDGKALISDVNEFFKIEIDDSELDTIGGWLLTQSSDISVDEEYPFEHVTFRIIEADDQQIKRIDAIGH
- a CDS encoding potassium channel family protein; this translates as MDLLIVVFVFVSVFIIVQKSLVSFFRHPRHLHKKSRKFISFDDLMALFIVYSIIILGFGAIYFSLLMVGIPVLMESGTPVNGSYAELTEVVSYFSAVTLLSVGYGDITPIGIGRWISIIEALVGYLLPAAFVLSTVVETEWKSD
- the bcp gene encoding thioredoxin-dependent thiol peroxidase, whose protein sequence is MSVKTGEKAPDFTLEANNGEKVSLSDFKGKNVVLYFYPKDMTPGCTTEACDFRDHHSEFSDQNTVILGVSPDPVDRHKKFIEKHDLPFLLLADEDNKVAELYDVWQLKKNFGKEYMGIVRSTFIIDKDGELVKEWRKVKVKDHVTEALEYIKENL
- a CDS encoding D-2-hydroxyacid dehydrogenase encodes the protein MFIVSSAKVRYSIQDDMKEKYPDIQFQFCQNIKEAEEYLPDADILLTYGEDLTPEIIQKAKQLKWINVMSAGLDKMPFEAIKSKDLLVTNARGIHKIPMAEYTIGMMLQVIRNFSLIKENQKNKVWERKFQVGELYGKTLGVLGAGAIGSEIARLAKAFNMHTVGLNRSGRPVDHFDEMVTFDQLVVLLRKADFVVSVLPKTDETHAFLKKVHFETMQEHSIFINIGRGTTVDQQGLIQALQENQIAHAVLDVMEKEPLPEDNVLWEMENVTITPHLSGITPLYQRRAFDQFEENLKVFRQGEGEYLNKIDLSRGY
- a CDS encoding cob(I)yrinic acid a,c-diamide adenosyltransferase, translating into MKIYTKSGDKGTTSLVYGDRVGKNDPRVEAYGTCDEANSMIGLGLSHLQDQNREWKAEFEKVVRRVQTVLFHVGAELATPVDKTVGWTLEESDITYLEQAIDQWDEELTPLKQFVLPGGSKAASAFHVARTVVRRAERQAVGIEKVNPLVLSYLNRLSDFLFVAARYTNQKMNIVEPILHEEE